A window of Mucilaginibacter paludis DSM 18603 contains these coding sequences:
- a CDS encoding glycosyltransferase family 2 protein yields MEKLSIIIPAYNESATISVILKRVLDAELPVGISKEIIVVDDCSKDDTISQVNAFSAQHAVSINLLQQQVNQGKGAAIRRGFSQATGDYCIVQDADLEYDPDEYQNLLKPVLKANADVVYGSRFMGDKPHRILFFWHSIGNAVLTFMSNMFTNLNLTDMETCYKLIRTSILQQIILEENRFGFEPEITAKIARIPGIKIYEVGISYYGRTYAEGKKINWKDGFRAIWCILKYNVFKGK; encoded by the coding sequence TTGGAAAAACTATCTATCATCATACCCGCCTATAACGAATCGGCAACAATCAGCGTCATACTGAAACGAGTGCTCGATGCTGAACTCCCCGTTGGTATATCTAAAGAAATCATCGTAGTTGACGACTGCTCTAAAGACGATACCATATCGCAGGTAAACGCGTTTAGCGCACAACATGCTGTGAGCATCAATTTGCTTCAGCAACAGGTGAACCAGGGCAAAGGCGCCGCCATACGCAGAGGATTTAGCCAGGCCACGGGCGATTATTGCATAGTACAGGATGCCGACCTGGAATACGACCCCGACGAGTATCAAAACCTGCTCAAACCGGTTTTAAAAGCCAATGCCGATGTTGTATACGGATCGCGCTTTATGGGCGATAAACCACACCGCATCTTGTTCTTTTGGCACAGCATAGGCAACGCGGTATTAACTTTCATGTCGAACATGTTTACCAACCTCAACCTCACCGATATGGAAACATGCTACAAACTCATCCGTACATCCATACTGCAGCAAATAATTTTAGAAGAGAACCGTTTTGGCTTTGAGCCCGAAATAACCGCCAAAATAGCACGCATACCCGGCATTAAAATTTACGAAGTGGGAATTTCTTACTACGGCCGCACTTATGCCGAGGGCAAAAAAATTAACTGGAAAGATGGTTTCAGGGCAATTTGGTGTATACTGAAATACAATGTATTTAAAGGAAAATAA
- a CDS encoding YdcF family protein, translating into MWDITQGPPPEGKYSCAIVLGGFSSADQDGNGYFNGSADRFIKTLQLKVTGRVPLILMSGGNGQLIKTSNLKEADYVFSQFKAFNIPDSCIMIENQSRNTLENAMFTKRILIDKKVPGPYLLVTSAFHMRRSAYIFKKIGINVTPYPCDFIAGKSAVSLSDFIIPDPLALAQWNIYIKEVVGFVAYYLKPVPAINAPGQL; encoded by the coding sequence ATGTGGGATATTACACAAGGCCCGCCGCCAGAGGGTAAATATAGCTGTGCCATTGTACTCGGAGGCTTCTCATCGGCAGATCAGGATGGGAACGGATATTTCAATGGTTCGGCTGATAGATTTATAAAAACACTTCAATTAAAGGTTACCGGCAGGGTACCTTTAATATTGATGTCGGGTGGAAACGGGCAGTTAATTAAAACTTCCAACCTGAAGGAAGCAGACTATGTATTTTCGCAATTTAAAGCATTTAACATACCCGATAGCTGTATCATGATTGAAAATCAATCGCGCAACACGCTTGAAAATGCCATGTTCACTAAGCGTATCTTGATTGATAAAAAGGTGCCTGGACCTTATTTGTTAGTGACATCGGCATTTCACATGCGCCGTTCGGCTTATATATTTAAAAAAATTGGCATTAACGTAACGCCTTACCCTTGCGACTTCATAGCAGGAAAAAGCGCGGTCTCCCTATCCGATTTCATTATCCCCGATCCTCTGGCCCTGGCCCAATGGAATATCTACATCAAAGAAGTAGTGGGCTTTGTTGCCTATTATTTAAAACCTGTACCTGCTATTAATGCCCCTGGGCAATTGTAG
- a CDS encoding tRNA pseudouridine synthase A: protein MRYFVHLGYHGTQYSGWQKHAGVMSIQQVLENSLSQVLKTPTAIVGCGRTDAKVHASQFFFHVDIDNPREFDLLFRLNKILPADIAIFDIIPMAGLPHARFDATQRSYDYFIHTYKDPFLNGFSSYYNEQSLDLHEMKKAVALLPLYHDYRAFCKSPDRNEHTLCHVTSAELFACKNADRIRFNISANRFLSKMIRVIVGRLISIGTGEMSVDEFEQNLIKPQNAQTISPAHPQGLYLSKVTYPYLDLPARSVFTKLLQTDLDTWQNV from the coding sequence TTGAGGTATTTTGTACATTTAGGTTACCACGGCACCCAGTACAGCGGCTGGCAAAAACATGCCGGTGTAATGAGCATACAGCAAGTGTTAGAAAACTCTCTTAGCCAGGTATTAAAAACACCAACGGCTATAGTGGGCTGCGGACGTACCGATGCCAAGGTACATGCCAGTCAATTTTTTTTTCACGTAGATATTGATAACCCCCGGGAATTTGATCTGCTGTTTCGTTTAAATAAAATACTCCCCGCTGATATCGCTATCTTTGATATTATCCCCATGGCAGGCTTACCGCATGCCCGCTTTGATGCCACCCAGCGATCATATGATTATTTTATACATACCTATAAGGACCCTTTTTTAAACGGATTCAGCTCCTATTACAACGAGCAGTCACTTGATCTGCACGAGATGAAAAAAGCCGTGGCTTTGTTGCCCCTTTACCATGATTACAGGGCTTTTTGCAAAAGCCCCGACCGTAACGAACATACCCTATGCCATGTAACGTCGGCAGAACTGTTTGCTTGTAAAAACGCCGACCGGATTCGTTTTAACATCTCGGCTAACAGGTTTCTGAGTAAAATGATCAGAGTAATAGTGGGCAGGCTAATCAGCATCGGGACCGGAGAAATGAGCGTGGACGAATTTGAACAGAATTTGATAAAACCCCAAAACGCACAAACGATATCTCCGGCACACCCGCAAGGCTTGTACCTTTCAAAGGTTACTTATCCTTATCTTGATCTGCCAGCACGGTCTGTATTTACTAAACTATTGCAAACCGACCTGGATACATGGCAGAATGTATAA
- a CDS encoding DUF4395 domain-containing protein translates to MNNDISCPVDFVLINENRVRLVASFVLLSGVAYIISGLSIIIIFLVIDFLLRSFNMGRYSLLAIIAGVLINWFKIKNKPVDQAPKRFAARIGLAFTSTIILLHLFQFGTGALALTIILCLFAALESFVGFCAGCHAYSIYHKLARKFSSSSQL, encoded by the coding sequence ATGAATAACGATATTTCATGCCCGGTCGACTTTGTTCTGATCAACGAGAACAGGGTACGACTGGTTGCTTCCTTCGTTTTATTATCAGGCGTAGCCTATATCATATCGGGCTTATCCATCATCATTATTTTCCTGGTTATTGATTTTTTATTACGGTCCTTCAATATGGGCAGGTATAGCCTGCTGGCAATTATCGCCGGAGTATTGATTAATTGGTTTAAAATAAAAAATAAGCCTGTTGACCAGGCACCAAAAAGATTTGCCGCCCGCATTGGGCTTGCATTTACCAGTACCATCATTTTACTGCACCTTTTTCAGTTTGGTACAGGTGCCCTGGCTTTAACAATCATCTTGTGCTTATTCGCTGCCCTCGAGTCGTTCGTCGGTTTTTGCGCCGGATGCCACGCGTATAGCATCTATCATAAGCTGGCCCGAAAATTCTCCAGCTCAAGCCAGCTATAA
- the cls gene encoding cardiolipin synthase codes for MNWILLFEIFYSIIVVLVCLRIIYDTRSTSKTSAYLLLTLFLPGLGMIIYFVVGANYRKNKLYSKKIVKNNRLLHQIKKQIYLESEKTWDSGESEVKSHKKLARLLLNDSMSPLTGSNEVKLLLNGENKFPEVLKQLKEAKHHIHIEYYIFEDEVIGNQIKDILIAKAREGVTVRFIYDDFGSRSIRKKLVPELLDAGVQAFPFYQIYFMALANRINYRNHRKIIIIDGCTGFVGGINVSDRYINDSNNTDKVFWRDTHVMIKGPGVYYLQYLFICDWNFCAETELEPQEELFCAEKSKTSDAIVQIAASGPDSETPTIMFSLIQAIGMAEEEILISTPYFIPGETLIDALNVAAMSGVKVKLLVPGKSDSAFVDSAARSYYQEILRSGVEIYLYQKGFMHAKTMVLDGSLSIIGTANMDHRSFELNFEVNSMVYDNELSNQLRDAFYQDLEHSTKINSNTWAKRPLYKQLPERITRLLSPLL; via the coding sequence ATGAACTGGATATTGTTGTTCGAAATTTTTTATTCAATTATTGTTGTTTTAGTGTGCCTGCGCATCATTTACGATACGCGCTCAACCAGTAAAACTTCTGCCTATTTGCTATTAACGCTATTTTTGCCTGGCTTGGGTATGATTATTTATTTTGTAGTTGGTGCTAACTACCGCAAAAATAAACTATACAGTAAAAAGATAGTTAAAAACAACAGACTGTTGCACCAAATTAAGAAACAGATTTACCTCGAATCTGAAAAAACCTGGGACAGCGGCGAATCTGAAGTGAAGAGCCATAAAAAACTGGCGCGTTTGCTGCTTAATGATAGTATGAGCCCGCTGACCGGCAGCAACGAAGTAAAACTTTTGCTGAACGGCGAAAACAAGTTTCCCGAAGTACTAAAGCAATTAAAAGAAGCCAAACATCATATCCATATTGAGTATTATATTTTTGAGGACGAAGTAATTGGCAACCAGATTAAAGATATCCTGATAGCAAAAGCCCGTGAAGGTGTAACTGTACGTTTTATTTATGATGACTTTGGCAGCCGCTCCATCCGCAAAAAGTTAGTGCCCGAATTGCTGGACGCGGGAGTACAAGCCTTTCCGTTTTACCAGATCTATTTTATGGCGCTGGCCAACCGCATCAACTACCGCAATCACCGCAAAATTATCATTATTGATGGCTGCACCGGCTTTGTTGGCGGCATTAATGTGAGCGACCGCTACATTAACGATAGCAATAACACCGACAAGGTATTTTGGCGCGATACCCACGTGATGATTAAAGGCCCAGGCGTTTATTACCTGCAATACCTGTTTATATGTGACTGGAACTTTTGTGCTGAGACAGAACTTGAGCCCCAGGAAGAGCTTTTTTGTGCAGAAAAAAGCAAAACATCTGATGCAATTGTACAAATTGCCGCCAGCGGCCCCGATTCGGAAACTCCAACGATCATGTTCTCGCTCATTCAGGCCATCGGTATGGCCGAGGAGGAAATACTCATCAGTACTCCATACTTCATTCCCGGGGAAACGTTGATTGATGCTCTAAATGTTGCAGCCATGAGCGGTGTAAAAGTAAAGCTGCTTGTGCCCGGGAAATCCGATTCGGCATTTGTAGATTCGGCCGCCCGCTCCTATTACCAGGAGATTTTACGATCGGGAGTTGAAATCTATCTTTATCAAAAAGGCTTTATGCATGCCAAAACTATGGTGCTTGATGGAAGCCTGTCTATCATTGGCACCGCTAACATGGACCACAGAAGTTTTGAGCTCAATTTCGAGGTTAACAGCATGGTTTACGATAATGAATTATCCAACCAATTACGAGATGCTTTTTATCAGGACCTGGAGCATTCAACAAAAATCAACTCCAATACCTGGGCCAAACGCCCGTTATATAAACAACTGCCCGAAAGAATAACTCGCTTATTGTCGCCTCTTTTGTGA
- a CDS encoding putative sensor domain DACNV-containing protein, with product MLYEPTYQAARKVSETVRNHFAHHIATAHKQGEQKLATAPGADVIEQIIDVAFWASLRKEEGNSPKISLAFLSPQQAEKALVFEKELPLNPVTITKIAPGVERAGIHIGVWFKNDELVIWGTTITIPNFCFVLDVSEPGLLVIKHRRIFGLGKYTNVAVLKGDDVRIVDEHSATFTDCPAIVTTLLGYTSPASWNDSVNVLIQLAVSMRAHGHGGSLLVVPACSEEWKQSIIHPIKYAIQPAFSGLADLIMNEGTDQSDIFWKSALSREVDNIGGLTGVDGATIINTKHELLAFGSKIVMREGSSRVKQMCLIEPIIDGQAVIIHPAQNGGTRHLSAAQFVHDQHDAIALVASQDGQFTIFTWSPHHGMVQAYRIDTLLL from the coding sequence ATGCTTTACGAACCAACCTACCAGGCAGCCAGAAAAGTATCGGAAACGGTGCGGAATCATTTTGCTCATCACATAGCTACAGCACATAAACAAGGTGAACAAAAGCTGGCAACAGCACCCGGTGCCGATGTGATTGAACAGATTATTGATGTGGCATTTTGGGCCAGCCTGCGTAAAGAAGAAGGTAATTCGCCTAAAATATCACTTGCCTTTTTATCGCCGCAGCAGGCTGAGAAAGCGTTGGTTTTTGAAAAAGAACTGCCACTCAACCCAGTTACCATTACAAAAATTGCTCCCGGAGTTGAGCGGGCGGGTATCCATATTGGTGTATGGTTTAAAAACGACGAACTGGTAATATGGGGAACTACTATTACCATCCCTAATTTTTGTTTTGTTCTGGATGTTTCTGAACCAGGTTTACTGGTTATCAAACACAGGCGCATTTTTGGCTTGGGCAAGTATACCAACGTAGCCGTATTAAAAGGCGACGACGTTAGGATTGTAGATGAGCATAGTGCAACGTTTACAGATTGCCCGGCCATAGTGACTACGTTGCTGGGATATACTTCGCCGGCATCCTGGAACGATTCTGTAAACGTGCTGATTCAGCTTGCCGTTTCTATGCGTGCGCACGGGCACGGCGGCTCATTATTGGTAGTACCGGCTTGTTCCGAGGAATGGAAGCAATCTATTATCCACCCCATCAAATACGCCATACAACCGGCTTTCTCTGGTTTGGCGGATTTGATTATGAACGAAGGAACCGACCAAAGTGATATTTTTTGGAAAAGCGCCTTGAGCCGTGAGGTTGATAATATTGGCGGCTTAACAGGTGTTGACGGAGCCACCATTATTAACACCAAACATGAGCTATTGGCCTTTGGAAGTAAAATAGTGATGCGCGAAGGTAGCAGCCGGGTTAAGCAAATGTGTTTAATTGAGCCTATTATTGATGGCCAGGCCGTGATTATTCACCCTGCGCAGAACGGCGGAACGCGGCACCTGTCGGCAGCTCAATTTGTACACGATCAGCATGATGCCATTGCACTGGTAGCATCTCAGGACGGGCAGTTCACCATATTCACCTGGTCGCCACATCATGGCATGGTTCAGGCTTACCGGATAGATACCTTGTTATTGTAA
- a CDS encoding aldo/keto reductase, translating into MSTITFKKTFTIGHDLTVNRLGYGAMRITGEGIWGPPKDKEEAIRVLKKAVELGVNFIDTADSYGPYVSEELIAEALYPYPEDLVIATKGGLTRTGPNEWPIDSSPAHLKEALDGSLKRLKVERIDLYQLHRIDPKVPAGETFAFLKKAQEDGLIKHIGLSEVHVEDIQLAQEFFNVVSVQNMYSVDNRKWETELRYCEDNDIAFIPWFPLNAGNVQGLEIIKKVAERHNATTHQVALNWLLQHSPNILLIPGTSSVAHLEDNMKAADLVLTVADMDELDKIAG; encoded by the coding sequence ATGAGTACTATAACATTCAAAAAAACATTCACCATTGGCCACGATCTAACCGTAAACCGTTTGGGATACGGCGCTATGCGTATTACAGGCGAAGGCATTTGGGGGCCACCAAAAGATAAAGAAGAAGCTATACGGGTATTAAAAAAGGCAGTTGAATTAGGCGTCAATTTTATAGATACTGCCGATAGCTACGGGCCGTATGTATCTGAAGAACTCATAGCCGAAGCGCTATACCCTTATCCTGAAGATTTAGTAATAGCAACAAAGGGCGGCCTAACCCGCACCGGGCCAAACGAATGGCCAATTGATAGCAGCCCCGCACATTTAAAAGAAGCATTGGACGGCAGCCTGAAACGATTAAAAGTGGAGAGGATTGACCTTTATCAGCTACACCGTATTGACCCTAAGGTTCCGGCCGGAGAAACCTTCGCGTTTTTAAAGAAGGCACAGGAGGACGGATTGATTAAACACATCGGCCTATCTGAAGTTCATGTAGAAGATATTCAACTTGCCCAGGAATTTTTCAATGTAGTATCTGTACAAAATATGTATAGCGTTGATAACCGCAAATGGGAAACTGAGTTGAGATACTGCGAGGATAATGATATCGCTTTCATTCCCTGGTTCCCGCTCAATGCCGGTAATGTACAAGGACTGGAAATTATCAAAAAGGTTGCAGAGAGGCATAATGCAACCACACACCAGGTAGCACTGAACTGGCTGCTGCAACACTCCCCCAATATTTTACTGATTCCGGGTACATCAAGCGTTGCCCACCTGGAGGATAATATGAAGGCGGCAGATCTGGTGCTTACAGTTGCCGACATGGACGAGTTAGATAAAATTGCCGGGTAA
- a CDS encoding glycine zipper domain-containing protein produces MKKYMMSVTLFLTFLIAGSNIANAQTTTHRKVSNRAKGAAIGGVGGAVAGGLIGHNVGGALIGGAIGAGGGYIIGDAKDRSNLRKRQAYRRAHPRHTTKVVYVKPRSTTTTTVTKTTKY; encoded by the coding sequence ATGAAAAAGTATATGATGTCCGTCACCCTGTTTTTAACATTTTTGATAGCAGGGAGCAATATTGCAAACGCGCAAACAACCACTCACCGTAAGGTGAGTAATAGGGCTAAAGGTGCTGCTATTGGTGGCGTAGGTGGTGCAGTAGCAGGTGGTTTAATTGGGCATAATGTGGGCGGCGCCCTTATTGGCGGCGCTATTGGTGCTGGTGGTGGCTATATTATAGGCGATGCTAAAGACAGGTCTAATCTGCGTAAAAGGCAAGCATACAGACGTGCACATCCACGCCATACAACCAAGGTTGTTTATGTTAAGCCAAGATCAACAACCACAACTACGGTTACCAAAACAACAAAATATTAA
- a CDS encoding ABC transporter permease, whose translation MIFLKLLRESFLFAFDALRQNKLRTVLSLLGITIGIFTIIAVFSAVDTLRDNLQASVNKLGSNSIFVQKWPWSFGNDYPWWKYIQRPVPKLRDYNELQKRVQTAQGISYELDLSSRTIKYLSNVVENVDISVVSADYNKTWSHDYQYGRYFTDMESRTGAPVALVGNDVAEGLFNDAGLAAGKQIKLLGRNVTIVGVFTKEGEDMLGISPDKAIVVPLNFARNIIDIQNEKYNPQIVVRGKDGIASDEVESELMGVMRAIRRLQPGTDDNFSLNKSTIISNQLDSLFGVVNIAGFIIGGFSILVGGFGIANIMFVSVKERTNIIGIQKSLGAKNYFIMFQFLIESVLLCLMGGAIGIAMVYLGTFGVKAAMDVEIVLYLKNIILGVVISVIIGIISGIVPAYFAARLDPVEAIRTN comes from the coding sequence ATGATATTCTTAAAGCTCCTTCGCGAAAGTTTTCTTTTTGCTTTTGATGCGCTCAGGCAAAATAAATTGCGTACAGTACTCTCGTTGCTGGGCATAACCATTGGTATTTTTACTATCATAGCCGTTTTTTCGGCGGTAGATACCCTGCGGGATAATTTGCAGGCCAGTGTTAACAAGTTAGGTAGCAATAGTATTTTTGTGCAAAAATGGCCGTGGTCTTTTGGAAACGATTATCCCTGGTGGAAATATATCCAGAGGCCAGTACCCAAGCTTCGTGATTATAACGAATTGCAAAAACGGGTACAAACAGCGCAAGGCATATCATACGAGCTGGATTTAAGCAGCCGAACCATCAAGTACCTGAGTAACGTTGTTGAGAATGTAGACATCAGTGTGGTATCTGCCGATTACAATAAAACATGGTCGCATGATTATCAGTACGGGCGCTACTTTACCGACATGGAATCCAGAACGGGAGCCCCTGTAGCGCTGGTTGGTAATGATGTAGCCGAAGGTTTATTTAACGATGCTGGATTGGCCGCAGGTAAGCAGATTAAACTTTTAGGCCGCAATGTTACCATAGTTGGTGTTTTTACCAAAGAAGGCGAAGATATGCTGGGCATTTCGCCAGATAAAGCCATCGTAGTTCCGCTCAACTTTGCCCGCAATATCATTGATATTCAAAATGAAAAATATAACCCGCAAATTGTTGTCCGGGGTAAAGATGGTATAGCGAGCGACGAGGTGGAAAGCGAGCTGATGGGGGTAATGCGGGCCATACGCCGATTACAACCCGGCACCGACGATAATTTTTCGTTAAATAAATCAACCATTATCTCTAACCAGCTGGATTCGCTTTTCGGTGTGGTTAATATTGCCGGTTTTATTATCGGCGGTTTCTCCATATTGGTTGGTGGTTTTGGTATAGCCAACATCATGTTTGTGTCGGTAAAAGAGCGTACCAACATCATCGGCATTCAAAAGTCGTTAGGCGCCAAAAACTACTTCATCATGTTCCAGTTTTTAATCGAATCTGTTTTATTGTGCCTGATGGGAGGGGCGATAGGTATTGCTATGGTATACCTGGGCACCTTCGGGGTTAAAGCCGCTATGGATGTCGAGATTGTGCTGTACTTAAAAAATATTATTTTAGGTGTTGTTATATCGGTAATCATCGGCATTATATCGGGCATAGTGCCGGCCTATTTTGCCGCCCGTCTGGATCCGGTTGAGGCGATCAGGACGAATTAG
- a CDS encoding TonB-dependent receptor: MKKFLIVFLLLPYALMAQNTFRAIIRNDNTKQTLPGATATIQILNTGATADSSGHLSIAHIPNGKVEIRFSFVGLMPQEKTLTFPLKNPDQVFEINLEPTPAEMAEVVIQSTRTNQNIRDIPTRIEALPLEELDEKGTMRPGDIKMLLAESTGIATQQTSAVSGSANIRIEGLDSRYTQLLKDGMPLYQGFSGGLSLLQISPLDLKQVEFIKGSASTLYGGGAIAGLVNLISKTPVEKPELTFLLNGTSAKGADGSAFYAQKWKHIGTTLFSSYNYNGAYDPSSTGLSAIPKTNRFTVNPKVFLYLDDENSGWFGVNLTHENRYGGDMQVINGQANKLHQYFEQNQSLRLSTQLSFTHQINKQSQINFKNTVGYFDRKLSEPGSNFSGKQLSSFSEINYVNNGKTLNWVTGLNTWTDNFTDGQNKLNYNLTTLGAFVQNTYKASSWFSLESGLRMDYSTPGAANHQNGIFILPRVNALFRINDQLTSRIGGGLGYKMPNLFNDESEQDGYKHIQPLNMSNIKAEQSYGVNADINYRGPIGDAFININQLFFYTDVDEPIILQNNNFVNAQGHISTQGTETNMKLSMDDLSFYLGYTFTDTKQHFNGQSLSQTLTPKNRINLDLTYEIENQFRFGAESYYTGQQLLSDGTNGRAYITFGLLIQKMCQHLDVFINTENLTDQRQTRWNSIYTGTITNPNFRDIYAPLDGVVVNAGIRIKVL; encoded by the coding sequence ATGAAAAAATTTTTAATAGTTTTTCTGCTGCTGCCTTATGCGCTAATGGCCCAAAATACATTCAGAGCAATTATACGCAACGACAATACCAAACAAACCTTACCAGGCGCTACAGCTACCATACAAATTTTAAATACAGGCGCTACAGCCGATAGTAGCGGACACCTTTCAATAGCTCACATCCCGAATGGAAAGGTAGAGATCAGGTTTAGTTTTGTTGGCCTGATGCCCCAGGAAAAGACGCTAACCTTTCCGTTAAAAAATCCGGACCAGGTATTTGAAATAAATCTGGAACCAACACCTGCCGAGATGGCTGAAGTTGTAATACAAAGCACCCGGACCAACCAAAATATACGCGATATACCAACCCGGATAGAAGCCCTGCCCTTAGAAGAGCTGGACGAAAAAGGCACCATGCGCCCTGGCGATATTAAAATGCTGCTTGCCGAAAGCACAGGCATTGCTACCCAGCAAACCTCGGCGGTAAGCGGTTCGGCCAATATTCGCATTGAAGGTTTGGATAGTCGCTATACGCAGTTACTTAAAGATGGCATGCCCCTATATCAAGGCTTTTCCGGAGGCCTGAGTTTGCTGCAAATTAGTCCGCTTGATTTAAAACAGGTAGAGTTTATCAAGGGATCCGCTTCAACCCTATACGGCGGCGGCGCCATAGCGGGTTTGGTTAACCTGATCAGCAAAACCCCGGTTGAAAAGCCCGAACTTACCTTTTTATTGAACGGCACAAGTGCCAAAGGCGCAGATGGCAGTGCATTTTACGCACAAAAATGGAAGCATATCGGTACAACGCTATTTAGTTCGTATAATTACAACGGGGCTTATGATCCGTCGTCAACCGGCCTATCTGCCATTCCAAAAACCAATCGGTTTACGGTGAACCCCAAAGTATTTTTATACCTCGACGATGAAAACTCGGGATGGTTTGGGGTAAACCTTACCCACGAGAACAGGTATGGTGGCGATATGCAGGTGATTAATGGCCAGGCAAATAAATTACACCAATACTTTGAGCAAAACCAGTCGCTTCGTTTGTCCACTCAATTATCGTTCACCCACCAGATTAACAAACAAAGCCAAATTAACTTTAAAAATACGGTTGGATATTTCGACCGGAAACTTTCTGAACCGGGTTCTAATTTTTCAGGCAAACAACTATCGTCTTTCAGCGAGATCAACTATGTTAATAATGGCAAAACCTTGAACTGGGTAACAGGCCTTAACACCTGGACGGATAACTTTACCGATGGTCAAAACAAACTCAACTACAACTTAACTACTTTAGGAGCTTTTGTTCAAAACACTTATAAAGCAAGTTCCTGGTTTTCGCTGGAAAGCGGCCTCCGCATGGATTATAGCACACCGGGCGCGGCTAATCATCAAAACGGTATTTTTATTTTGCCACGCGTTAACGCCCTGTTCAGAATTAACGATCAGTTAACCAGCCGTATAGGCGGTGGCCTGGGCTATAAAATGCCTAACCTGTTTAATGACGAAAGCGAGCAAGATGGCTACAAGCACATACAGCCCTTAAATATGAGCAACATCAAGGCAGAGCAATCTTACGGAGTTAATGCCGACATCAATTACAGGGGGCCAATTGGCGATGCTTTTATTAACATCAACCAGCTGTTTTTTTATACAGATGTAGATGAGCCAATTATTTTGCAAAACAACAATTTTGTAAATGCGCAGGGCCATATTAGCACCCAGGGTACCGAAACCAATATGAAGCTCAGCATGGATGATTTAAGTTTTTACTTAGGATATACCTTTACAGATACCAAACAACATTTTAATGGCCAAAGCCTTAGCCAAACCTTAACGCCCAAAAATCGTATCAATTTGGACCTTACTTACGAGATTGAAAACCAATTCAGATTTGGTGCGGAAAGTTACTATACCGGGCAACAGCTGTTAAGCGATGGCACCAATGGCAGGGCTTATATTACCTTTGGTTTGTTGATACAAAAAATGTGCCAACACCTGGATGTATTTATCAATACAGAAAACTTAACCGACCAGAGGCAAACCAGGTGGAACAGTATATATACAGGAACGATAACCAACCCTAACTTCAGGGATATTTACGCGCCGCTGGATGGGGTAGTTGTAAACGCAGGAATCAGGATAAAAGTGTTGTAA